Proteins co-encoded in one Marinomonas sp. IMCC 4694 genomic window:
- the fabB gene encoding beta-ketoacyl-ACP synthase I: MRRVVVTGLGIVSCLGNDKESVLHSLREGQSGIRFAEDYKEYGFRSHVCGRIDLDASSIDRKVRRFMGDAATYAYVSMQQAIIDSGLTEDQVSNVRTGLVAGSGGASAQNLVDSADTLRTKGVKRVGPYRVTQTMGSTVSACLATPFKIKGVNYSITSACSTSAHCIGNAMELIQLGKQDVVFAGGGEEESWTQTCMFDAMGALSSKYNETPEKASRAYDANRDGFVIAGGGGMLVIEELEHAKARGAKIYAELVGYGATSDGYDMVAPSGEGAVRCMQMAMSTIDGDIDYINTHGTSTPAGDMKELQAVNETFGDNIPLISSTKSLSGHSLGAAGVHEAIYCLLMMENNFIAASANVDDLDPAAGNIPVVTTRKDNADLNLIMSNSFGFGGTNASLVFKKYQA, from the coding sequence ATGCGTCGTGTAGTAGTAACAGGTCTTGGCATTGTCAGCTGCCTAGGAAATGACAAAGAAAGCGTTCTCCACTCTTTACGTGAAGGTCAATCAGGTATTCGTTTCGCCGAAGATTACAAAGAGTATGGATTTCGCAGTCACGTATGTGGACGAATCGATTTAGATGCGAGCAGCATTGATCGCAAAGTGCGCCGTTTTATGGGCGACGCAGCAACCTATGCTTACGTTTCCATGCAACAAGCTATTATAGATTCGGGACTGACTGAAGACCAAGTCTCTAATGTACGTACAGGTTTAGTTGCAGGTTCTGGCGGCGCTTCCGCTCAAAACCTCGTTGATTCAGCCGATACATTGCGTACAAAAGGCGTCAAGCGCGTCGGTCCATATCGTGTTACTCAAACTATGGGCAGTACAGTTTCAGCTTGTTTAGCAACTCCTTTTAAAATTAAAGGTGTTAACTATTCCATTACGTCTGCTTGCTCCACCAGTGCTCATTGTATTGGTAATGCAATGGAATTGATCCAACTCGGCAAGCAAGACGTCGTGTTTGCTGGCGGTGGTGAAGAAGAAAGCTGGACGCAGACCTGCATGTTTGATGCGATGGGCGCTCTGTCTTCTAAATACAATGAAACACCTGAAAAAGCGTCTCGTGCTTACGATGCAAACCGTGATGGTTTTGTTATCGCGGGCGGCGGCGGTATGTTGGTCATCGAAGAACTCGAACACGCCAAAGCACGCGGTGCAAAAATCTACGCTGAGCTGGTTGGTTATGGCGCAACATCCGATGGCTACGATATGGTGGCCCCTTCTGGCGAAGGCGCAGTGCGTTGTATGCAAATGGCCATGAGCACCATTGATGGCGATATAGACTATATCAACACTCATGGTACAAGTACGCCTGCTGGTGACATGAAGGAACTCCAAGCGGTGAACGAAACCTTTGGTGACAACATTCCTTTGATCAGTTCAACGAAATCCTTGTCTGGTCACTCTTTAGGTGCTGCAGGGGTTCATGAAGCGATTTACTGTTTGCTAATGATGGAAAACAATTTCATTGCAGCGTCTGCCAATGTGGATGATCTTGATCCAGCCGCGGGTAATATCCCCGTTGTAACCACACGCAAAGACAATGCAGATCTGAACTTGATTATGTCAAACAGCTTTGGGTTTGGCGGCACAAACGCCAGCTTAGTATTCAAAAAATACCAAGCGTAA
- a CDS encoding MFS transporter → MDLLERRSVVALALIYLFRMLGLFLIMPVISVAADGLSGADAALIGTAIGVYGLTQASLQIPMGMWSDKIGRKRVIVIGLLLFAVGSLICANATDINTLIIGRAVQGSGAIASTLMALLSDVTREQNRTKAMAIVGISIGASFMLSLVLGPWIFALVGLSGLFYLSLALSLLGIILIVFAVPNSVQHTFRRDTTPSLLALGLVLKDARLRFLNVSVLLLHASLTALFVTVPNLLIQKFDLPLAQHSWLYFAIMGFAFVGMLPLVIVAEAKGKMKGVLIAVMLLLGVSSILLQSATYVWAFGALLWVYFVGFNSLEAVLPSLVSKLAPVGYRGTAMGVFSTHQFMGSFLGGVGGGWLMQHHSSGGVFWVVGVVFLAWSVVCVFQPAPRQLTSLAFSLPDLTEDKILTKLADQLAEIQGVEGIQIFKDEQTAYLKVDKKTLDKEALLRIAPQIAL, encoded by the coding sequence ATGGATCTACTCGAACGCCGTTCAGTCGTTGCTTTAGCGCTGATCTATTTATTTAGAATGTTAGGCCTGTTCTTGATTATGCCTGTGATTAGCGTTGCCGCCGATGGCTTGAGCGGAGCCGATGCTGCCTTGATTGGCACAGCGATTGGTGTGTATGGTTTAACACAAGCTAGCCTCCAAATTCCAATGGGCATGTGGTCTGATAAAATAGGTCGAAAGCGTGTGATCGTCATAGGTCTTTTGTTGTTTGCGGTAGGCAGCTTAATTTGTGCCAATGCCACTGACATTAATACCTTGATTATTGGTCGTGCTGTACAGGGATCAGGCGCTATTGCCAGCACACTTATGGCTTTATTAAGCGACGTGACAAGAGAGCAAAATCGGACCAAGGCCATGGCTATCGTCGGCATCAGTATTGGCGCGTCTTTTATGTTGTCTTTGGTTTTGGGGCCGTGGATTTTTGCGCTCGTCGGTTTGTCGGGCTTATTTTATCTTTCTTTGGCGTTGTCTTTGCTTGGCATAATATTAATTGTGTTTGCCGTGCCAAACAGCGTGCAACATACCTTTCGACGCGACACCACGCCGAGCCTGTTGGCGCTGGGTTTGGTGCTAAAAGATGCGCGTCTACGATTTTTAAACGTCAGTGTATTGTTGTTGCATGCAAGTTTAACCGCTTTGTTTGTGACTGTGCCGAATTTACTGATCCAGAAGTTCGACTTGCCTCTTGCTCAACACAGCTGGTTGTATTTTGCCATCATGGGTTTTGCCTTTGTAGGTATGCTACCATTAGTTATTGTTGCTGAAGCAAAAGGCAAGATGAAAGGCGTTTTAATTGCCGTGATGCTTTTGCTGGGCGTGAGTTCAATATTGCTGCAGTCTGCGACTTATGTGTGGGCTTTCGGTGCCTTATTATGGGTGTACTTTGTTGGTTTTAATTCATTAGAAGCGGTATTGCCTTCCCTAGTAAGTAAATTAGCACCGGTCGGCTATCGTGGAACAGCGATGGGGGTTTTTTCGACACATCAGTTTATGGGGTCGTTTTTGGGTGGTGTTGGTGGCGGTTGGCTCATGCAGCATCACTCAAGCGGAGGCGTCTTCTGGGTCGTTGGGGTTGTTTTTCTTGCGTGGTCTGTCGTGTGTGTATTTCAGCCAGCACCGCGCCAGCTGACCAGCCTAGCGTTTAGCCTGCCTGATCTGACAGAAGACAAAATACTAACCAAGTTGGCGGATCAACTTGCTGAAATCCAAGGAGTGGAAGGCATTCAAATATTTAAAGACGAGCAAACGGCTTACCTAAAAGTCGACAAAAAAACATTAGATAAAGAGGCTTTGTTGCGCATCGCGCCACAAATCGCTCTTTAA
- a CDS encoding lysophospholipid acyltransferase family protein, whose translation MSVLEWLRSWIGSTVFAFYYMISTIFFGILAPFATILLPKNYRQPVLNVHNKGLLFVFRVICGVKVEIIGREYINKNRPVVLVANHQSEWETYVLQVLMAPVSTVLKKELLSVPFFGWGLRMVQPIAIDRSQRTNALKQIISQGKERLDDGRSVLIFPEGTRIAPNEVQPFNKGAAMLATSAGVPILPVVHNAGYTWPGKRWRKFPGSIRVVIGPIIESEGKKTSVLHDEMDTWMRAEMAKLPKGNKFLE comes from the coding sequence ATGAGCGTATTGGAGTGGTTGAGATCTTGGATTGGCTCAACCGTATTCGCCTTTTACTATATGATATCGACTATTTTCTTTGGCATATTGGCGCCTTTTGCCACGATATTGCTGCCAAAGAATTATCGTCAACCGGTGCTGAATGTGCACAACAAAGGCCTGCTATTCGTGTTCCGTGTTATCTGTGGTGTAAAGGTTGAAATAATAGGGCGCGAATACATTAATAAAAATCGTCCTGTTGTGTTGGTGGCCAATCATCAGAGCGAATGGGAAACCTATGTGCTCCAAGTGTTAATGGCGCCGGTGTCCACTGTATTAAAAAAAGAGCTGCTGTCCGTGCCATTTTTTGGCTGGGGGTTGCGCATGGTGCAGCCGATTGCAATTGATCGATCTCAACGTACTAATGCGTTGAAGCAGATTATCAGCCAAGGCAAAGAGCGTTTAGATGACGGCCGTTCTGTATTGATTTTTCCTGAAGGGACGCGCATTGCGCCCAACGAAGTGCAGCCTTTTAACAAGGGTGCCGCGATGTTAGCCACGTCGGCGGGCGTGCCGATTTTACCGGTAGTACATAATGCCGGTTATACTTGGCCAGGTAAGCGTTGGCGTAAGTTTCCTGGATCGATCCGGGTGGTAATTGGTCCGATCATTGAATCAGAGGGTAAGAAAACCTCCGTCTTGCACGATGAAATGGATACTTGGATGCGGGCTGAAATGGCTAAGTTGCCGAAAGGCAACAAGTTTCTGGAATAG
- a CDS encoding 1-acyl-sn-glycerol-3-phosphate acyltransferase produces MDQFHDIRPYNDEEVAEVLYNLVEMPDFINTIIGFRFAKWPSFLRAPLGFAVKFALKRQIASIKNVHDFQTIVANYMERMIKTTTTNVEYRGIEKLDKNTGYLFLSNHRDIAMDPAFVNYGLYLAGLNTVRIAIGDNLLRRPFVSDLMRLNKSFIVKRSANGIREMMAAFGQLSAYISTSLMQDQANIWIAQKEGRAKDGLDQTDPAIIKMFYMSQKKGKVPFAQAMANLKIVPVSISYEYDPCAFDKANELHQKSTTGNYQKAEFEDIDSIKNGIVGQKGKVVVTFGDVIKDNFDTPDDFVAEVDRQIISNYAIQSTHEAALALQHGEVSNNSAFLSYLEQCPENLKETVLAMYANPLKQQHQYLAK; encoded by the coding sequence ATGGATCAGTTTCACGATATACGCCCCTACAACGACGAAGAGGTCGCCGAGGTGCTTTATAATCTGGTAGAAATGCCGGATTTTATTAATACTATTATTGGTTTTCGTTTTGCTAAGTGGCCTTCGTTTTTGAGGGCGCCTTTAGGTTTTGCGGTTAAATTTGCGCTAAAGCGTCAAATAGCCAGCATTAAAAATGTGCATGACTTCCAGACGATTGTGGCGAACTACATGGAGCGCATGATCAAAACGACCACGACCAATGTGGAATATCGGGGCATTGAAAAGTTAGACAAAAACACGGGGTATCTGTTTTTGTCTAACCATCGAGACATTGCTATGGATCCAGCGTTTGTGAATTATGGTTTGTATTTAGCTGGGTTGAATACCGTGCGTATCGCTATTGGCGATAATTTGCTGCGTCGGCCTTTTGTGTCTGATTTGATGAGACTGAATAAGAGCTTCATTGTAAAACGTTCTGCTAATGGCATCCGTGAAATGATGGCGGCGTTTGGTCAGCTGTCGGCGTACATTTCAACGTCTTTGATGCAAGATCAGGCCAATATTTGGATTGCGCAAAAAGAAGGGCGCGCTAAAGATGGCTTAGACCAGACAGATCCAGCGATCATTAAGATGTTTTACATGAGTCAAAAGAAAGGCAAGGTGCCTTTTGCACAGGCAATGGCAAATTTGAAAATTGTGCCGGTGTCTATTTCTTATGAATACGACCCTTGTGCGTTTGACAAAGCCAACGAGTTGCATCAAAAATCCACCACGGGCAATTATCAAAAAGCCGAATTTGAAGACATAGACAGCATTAAAAATGGGATAGTAGGTCAAAAAGGCAAAGTGGTCGTGACGTTCGGTGATGTCATTAAAGACAATTTCGATACTCCGGACGATTTTGTGGCTGAGGTGGATCGTCAGATCATCAGTAATTATGCCATTCAATCTACCCATGAAGCTGCTTTGGCGTTACAGCACGGAGAAGTGTCGAACAATAGTGCCTTTCTTAGCTATCTTGAGCAGTGTCCTGAGAATTTGAAAGAAACGGTTTTGGCGATGTACGCCAACCCGCTGAAGCAGCAACATCAGTATTTGGCTAAGTAA
- the fabA gene encoding bifunctional 3-hydroxydecanoyl-ACP dehydratase/trans-2-decenoyl-ACP isomerase yields the protein MTTASSFEKDELLKCGHGEMFGAGNAQLPVGNMLMMDRITHISADGGEFGKGEIIAELDIHPDLWFFACHFPGDPVMPGCLGLDAMWQIVGFFLGWKGNKGRGRALGSGEVKFTGQILPTAKKVTFHIQLKRVIERKLVMGIADGSVKVDGREIYTAKDLRVGLFTSTENF from the coding sequence ATGACTACTGCTTCCTCTTTTGAAAAAGACGAACTATTAAAATGCGGCCACGGAGAAATGTTTGGTGCAGGCAATGCCCAACTTCCTGTCGGCAATATGCTAATGATGGATCGCATCACACACATTTCGGCTGACGGCGGAGAATTTGGTAAAGGCGAAATTATTGCTGAGCTAGATATTCACCCAGACTTATGGTTTTTTGCTTGTCATTTTCCTGGTGATCCAGTTATGCCAGGCTGTCTTGGTTTAGACGCTATGTGGCAAATAGTAGGCTTTTTTCTAGGCTGGAAAGGCAATAAAGGACGCGGTCGTGCGCTGGGTTCTGGCGAGGTGAAATTTACGGGTCAGATTTTACCAACGGCTAAAAAAGTCACGTTTCACATCCAACTAAAACGCGTTATCGAACGCAAGTTGGTAATGGGAATCGCAGACGGTAGCGTCAAAGTTGATGGCCGTGAGATTTACACCGCAAAAGACTTGCGCGTGGGATTGTTTACCTCCACTGAAAACTTCTAA
- a CDS encoding alpha/beta fold hydrolase: protein MNLIKERLFTSFQFPLEEAHIQGYLSPIVSSQPTIHFLHGNGFAVKTYQCFLAEFGGYNMIMQEAAGHGGSTAGTHFIGWNATAAGFADALQAQRERLPDTERIGMGHSFGGCMTALMSAKDATLFDRLVLLDPALFPPRLLWMMRGVKLTGLKSQIPLAKQARRRRTQWESYVEVKNNFYERGTFKGWEPQCLDDYIDSSLRRDQNGHYQLICPSWMEAAIFSSYPKGLWQAIAEISVPTYIIQGKDTFDYFKEAYQLAARRNPNIQVVEVKGGHCFMQQNSKASAQVVMDLLNKKSQAL, encoded by the coding sequence ATGAACTTGATCAAAGAGCGCCTTTTCACCTCGTTTCAATTCCCCTTGGAAGAGGCACATATTCAGGGTTATCTAAGTCCTATTGTGTCAAGCCAGCCAACCATTCACTTTCTTCATGGTAACGGCTTTGCGGTTAAGACTTATCAGTGTTTTTTGGCTGAGTTTGGTGGCTACAACATGATCATGCAGGAGGCCGCTGGTCACGGAGGCTCCACCGCGGGTACGCATTTTATTGGGTGGAATGCCACGGCAGCGGGTTTTGCTGACGCTTTGCAGGCTCAGCGAGAGAGGTTGCCAGACACAGAGCGGATCGGTATGGGACACAGTTTTGGAGGGTGTATGACAGCCTTAATGAGTGCCAAAGACGCCACCTTGTTTGACCGGCTCGTGTTATTAGATCCAGCGTTGTTTCCACCGCGCTTGTTGTGGATGATGCGTGGTGTGAAGCTGACAGGATTGAAGAGTCAAATACCTTTAGCTAAGCAGGCTCGTCGTCGTCGCACTCAATGGGAAAGTTACGTAGAGGTAAAAAATAATTTTTACGAAAGAGGCACCTTTAAAGGCTGGGAGCCGCAGTGCTTAGACGATTACATCGATTCTTCGTTGAGGCGCGACCAGAATGGGCATTATCAACTTATTTGTCCTTCTTGGATGGAGGCGGCAATCTTTTCGTCTTACCCGAAAGGGCTGTGGCAAGCTATTGCAGAAATTTCGGTGCCTACCTATATCATTCAGGGAAAAGATACGTTTGATTATTTTAAAGAAGCGTATCAGCTAGCTGCAAGGCGTAACCCAAATATACAGGTTGTTGAAGTGAAAGGAGGGCATTGTTTTATGCAGCAAAACAGCAAGGCGTCGGCTCAAGTCGTGATGGATTTATTAAATAAAAAAAGCCAAGCGTTGTGA
- the ssb gene encoding single-stranded DNA-binding protein, which yields MARGINKVILIGNAGNDAEVRFMPSGAAVANVNLATSESWRDKQTGQMQERTEWHRVAFMDRGNFRLGQIAGDFIKKGSKIYVEGSLRTREWEKDGIKRYTTEIVANEMQLLDGRGDNNGGGQQGGYDGGQQGGYANQQPQQGGYGQAPAQQAPQGFNQPQGGGYSQAPQQPAHQQPAPQQAAPQSFGSWGGNNTPTPQQAPAQAAPQQRAPQQGAPQRAPAPEPKPQQAPNFDDFDDDIPF from the coding sequence ATGGCACGTGGAATAAACAAAGTAATTTTAATCGGTAACGCAGGCAATGATGCCGAAGTGCGTTTTATGCCGTCAGGCGCCGCCGTTGCAAACGTCAACTTGGCAACGTCCGAAAGCTGGCGTGACAAGCAAACCGGTCAGATGCAAGAGCGCACAGAATGGCACCGCGTAGCGTTTATGGATCGCGGCAATTTTCGTTTGGGTCAAATTGCCGGTGATTTCATTAAAAAAGGCTCTAAAATCTACGTCGAAGGATCTCTGCGAACACGCGAATGGGAAAAAGACGGCATTAAACGTTACACCACAGAAATCGTTGCCAATGAAATGCAGCTGTTAGATGGCCGTGGCGACAACAACGGAGGCGGTCAACAAGGTGGTTACGATGGCGGTCAGCAAGGCGGCTATGCTAATCAACAACCTCAGCAAGGAGGTTATGGCCAAGCCCCAGCACAGCAGGCGCCGCAAGGTTTTAATCAACCTCAAGGTGGCGGTTATAGCCAAGCGCCACAACAACCTGCGCACCAACAACCAGCACCGCAACAGGCCGCGCCTCAGTCGTTTGGAAGCTGGGGCGGCAATAACACCCCAACACCGCAGCAAGCTCCTGCTCAGGCCGCACCGCAACAGCGAGCGCCCCAGCAAGGTGCCCCGCAGCGTGCTCCAGCGCCTGAGCCCAAACCTCAGCAAGCGCCTAATTTTGATGATTTTGATGATGACATTCCGTTCTAG
- the smrA gene encoding DNA endonuclease SmrA yields the protein MDSEDETSLFAQEVADIKRLEKSEVYLGKKGSPVDFLPRQKAATIAQEADRNPLSQDYVEKVEPSDVLEYKRSGVQDGVFKRLRQGKYGIEARLDLHRHTVAQAREQVYQFADDCLRNDIRVAIIVHGKGDRTPDPDSRAMIKSYINKWLKDLDQVMAFHSAQRYHGGLGSVYVLFKKTEKARLEDWEKHQKR from the coding sequence GTGGATAGCGAAGATGAAACGTCTTTGTTCGCTCAAGAGGTGGCGGACATTAAGCGACTCGAAAAAAGCGAAGTATACCTTGGTAAAAAAGGCTCGCCAGTGGATTTTTTACCACGTCAAAAAGCCGCAACCATCGCCCAAGAGGCAGATAGAAATCCTTTGTCGCAGGATTATGTGGAAAAAGTTGAGCCAAGCGACGTGCTCGAATACAAGCGTTCAGGCGTGCAAGATGGGGTATTTAAGCGATTAAGGCAAGGTAAGTATGGCATTGAGGCGCGATTGGATCTGCATCGTCATACGGTGGCTCAAGCTCGTGAGCAGGTGTATCAATTTGCGGATGATTGTTTGCGTAACGACATTCGTGTGGCGATCATCGTGCATGGAAAAGGCGATCGAACCCCTGACCCTGATAGTCGTGCGATGATCAAAAGCTATATTAATAAATGGCTCAAAGATTTGGATCAAGTCATGGCGTTTCATAGTGCTCAGCGTTATCACGGTGGTTTAGGTTCTGTATATGTACTGTTTAAAAAAACCGAAAAAGCGCGCTTAGAAGATTGGGAAAAACACCAAAAACGTTAA
- a CDS encoding insulinase family protein, which translates to MPNSTAHHPAFTFLRSEFIDALNVTVQEFEHVVTGAKHFHIASDNDENVFLVGLKTVPTDSCGVAHILEHTVLCGSERFPVRDPFFMMIRRSLNTFMNAFTSSDWTAYPFASKNKKDFNNLLGVYLDAVFFSRLDELDFSQEGHRLEFAEPDNADSDLTFKGVVFNEMKGAMSSTTSVLWQTLTKYLFPNNTYHFNSGGEPTDIPDLSYQDLLAFYRTHYHPSNAVFMTFGDIPADTLQAEFEEKVLSRFERLEAQVSVPNAKRYFSPVRVEEGYAAEEVKADGSHVVVGWLLGESTDLNQQFEAQLLSSVLLDNSASPLLRALENSDLGRAPSPLCGLEDSNKEMSFMCGLEGVKREDAPNVEALVLSTLESIAEKGVPQEMVDAMLHQLELSQREVGGGSYPYGLQLILAGLSTAVHAGDVIAQLDLDPVIHAMREKVQNKDYIPNLIQTLLLSNAHRVTVTLSPDDALEARRDQAEKDRLSQIKAALSDVEKQHIIERSAALKVRQSQVDDMSILPKVGLEDVPARLPEYECQKVAGALPMTFYPQGTNGLVYQQLVIDLPELDEEELEYLPLFSSMMTELGLGDADYLAVQERQAQVCGGLGASNSIRATTKDRQALNGYFILSSKALVPNVKAMSELLKDTMLTVRFDEVSRVKELVAQRRARREQSITGQGHSLAMSAASSALSGLAAQQEKWGGMSGIRAAIALDDAMKADVHAVEQVLAIFKRLHSKLLQANKQLLLVAEPQHEASIVQDAQAVFADMPVGSVQTVFSIPPVEARVNLAWLTSTQVSFCSKAYRAAFGEHPDVAALTVLGGFLRNGFLHRAIREQGGAYGGGATFDGGSGSFRFYSYRDPRLTDTLADFDASIEWMLNETHSDEALEEAILGVIGSMDKPSSPAGEAQSDFYVQLHGRSLEYREAFRAKILAVTIEQLKLVTKAYLTKDNESVAVVTSTSKRDELERLGFAIQTL; encoded by the coding sequence ATGCCAAACAGCACCGCGCACCATCCTGCGTTTACGTTTCTTCGCAGTGAATTTATCGACGCTCTCAATGTGACAGTTCAAGAGTTTGAGCACGTGGTGACGGGAGCAAAGCATTTCCATATTGCCTCTGACAATGATGAAAACGTGTTTTTAGTAGGATTGAAAACCGTTCCTACGGATTCTTGCGGCGTAGCGCATATTTTAGAACATACCGTCTTGTGCGGTTCCGAGCGTTTTCCCGTGCGTGATCCCTTTTTTATGATGATTCGTCGTTCGTTAAATACGTTTATGAATGCCTTCACATCGTCTGATTGGACCGCCTATCCGTTTGCCAGCAAAAACAAGAAAGACTTCAATAATTTATTGGGTGTGTATTTAGACGCGGTCTTTTTCTCACGTTTGGATGAATTGGACTTCTCCCAAGAAGGTCATCGTTTGGAGTTTGCTGAGCCCGACAATGCAGATTCTGATTTGACGTTTAAAGGGGTGGTGTTCAATGAAATGAAAGGTGCCATGAGCTCTACCACGTCGGTGTTGTGGCAAACGCTGACCAAATATCTCTTTCCGAACAACACGTATCATTTTAATTCCGGCGGTGAACCGACGGATATTCCCGATTTGTCGTATCAAGATTTGCTGGCGTTTTATCGTACGCATTATCACCCATCGAATGCGGTCTTTATGACCTTCGGTGACATTCCGGCCGACACGTTACAAGCGGAATTTGAAGAGAAAGTGCTCAGTCGTTTTGAGCGCTTGGAAGCGCAAGTGAGTGTGCCGAATGCGAAGCGCTATTTTTCGCCAGTGCGTGTTGAAGAAGGCTATGCTGCGGAAGAAGTCAAAGCCGACGGAAGTCATGTGGTGGTCGGTTGGTTGTTGGGCGAAAGCACCGATTTAAACCAGCAGTTTGAAGCGCAACTGCTCTCGAGTGTTTTGTTGGATAACAGTGCTTCGCCTTTGCTTCGTGCATTGGAAAACAGTGATTTAGGGCGTGCCCCTTCACCCTTGTGCGGATTAGAAGACAGCAATAAAGAAATGAGTTTCATGTGTGGCTTAGAAGGTGTGAAGCGTGAAGACGCGCCGAATGTTGAAGCGCTTGTGTTATCTACGCTGGAAAGTATTGCAGAAAAAGGCGTGCCACAGGAGATGGTTGACGCCATGCTGCATCAATTAGAATTGAGTCAGCGTGAAGTCGGCGGTGGTAGCTACCCTTATGGCTTGCAGCTTATTTTGGCGGGCTTGTCGACCGCGGTGCATGCGGGCGACGTGATTGCTCAGTTGGATTTAGACCCTGTCATTCACGCTATGCGCGAAAAAGTTCAAAATAAAGATTATATTCCGAATTTGATTCAAACGTTATTGCTGTCGAATGCGCACCGTGTGACGGTTACACTCAGCCCAGATGATGCTTTAGAAGCACGTCGTGATCAGGCGGAAAAAGACCGCTTGAGTCAGATCAAAGCGGCTTTATCAGACGTTGAAAAACAACATATTATCGAGCGCAGCGCGGCCCTTAAAGTACGTCAATCTCAGGTTGACGACATGAGTATTCTGCCTAAAGTGGGCCTTGAAGACGTACCGGCGCGTTTGCCTGAGTACGAGTGTCAAAAGGTCGCGGGTGCTTTGCCTATGACGTTTTATCCACAAGGGACGAACGGTCTGGTGTACCAGCAGCTGGTGATTGATTTGCCTGAGCTTGACGAAGAAGAGTTGGAATATTTACCGCTGTTTTCTTCGATGATGACAGAGCTGGGCCTTGGCGATGCAGATTACTTAGCGGTACAAGAGCGTCAGGCTCAAGTATGTGGCGGCTTGGGAGCGTCTAATTCCATTCGAGCAACGACAAAAGACCGTCAGGCGCTAAACGGTTACTTCATTTTGTCTTCTAAAGCCTTGGTACCGAATGTCAAAGCCATGAGTGAGCTGTTGAAAGACACCATGCTTACGGTGCGTTTTGATGAGGTGAGCCGAGTTAAAGAGTTGGTGGCACAGCGTCGTGCTCGTCGCGAACAGTCCATCACGGGGCAAGGCCATTCGCTGGCTATGAGTGCGGCATCGAGTGCTTTATCTGGTTTGGCTGCACAGCAAGAAAAATGGGGTGGTATGTCGGGCATTCGTGCGGCCATTGCCCTTGATGACGCGATGAAAGCCGATGTGCACGCGGTTGAGCAGGTGTTGGCGATTTTTAAGCGCCTGCATAGTAAATTGTTGCAAGCTAACAAGCAGCTACTGTTGGTAGCAGAGCCTCAGCACGAAGCGAGCATTGTGCAAGACGCGCAAGCGGTGTTTGCAGATATGCCTGTAGGAAGCGTGCAAACGGTGTTTTCGATTCCGCCTGTTGAGGCGCGTGTCAACCTAGCTTGGTTGACGTCTACACAGGTCAGTTTTTGCAGTAAGGCGTATCGTGCGGCATTTGGAGAGCACCCTGATGTGGCGGCGCTTACGGTATTGGGGGGCTTCTTGCGTAATGGCTTCTTACATCGTGCGATTCGTGAACAGGGCGGCGCATACGGTGGCGGAGCGACGTTTGACGGCGGTTCTGGTTCATTTCGTTTCTATTCCTACCGTGACCCGCGTTTGACCGATACCTTGGCCGATTTTGATGCGTCTATTGAATGGATGCTGAACGAAACTCACAGCGATGAGGCCTTGGAAGAAGCGATCTTAGGGGTGATTGGCTCAATGGATAAGCCCAGCTCCCCAGCAGGCGAAGCACAAAGTGATTTTTACGTGCAATTGCATGGCCGCAGTTTAGAATATCGCGAAGCGTTTCGTGCCAAGATTTTGGCGGTGACGATCGAGCAACTAAAGCTGGTGACTAAAGCGTATCTGACTAAAGATAATGAAAGCGTTGCTGTGGTGACATCAACGTCAAAACGAGATGAATTAGAGCGCTTAGGGTTTGCTATTCAAACACTGTAA